A single Phytohabitans houttuyneae DNA region contains:
- a CDS encoding SigE family RNA polymerase sigma factor, with protein sequence MHSEPPAAGPAPAVVDELDLARGRDGAPGERDKEFLQFVRVSGRYLLRTALLLCGDPVRAEELVQATYERTYRSWRAARDGDPQAYARRVLVNLRVDGWRRTRREVVVDPLDLPDRAGPDHTGAVVARNAVVQALARLPLAQRRVVVLRHLLDLTETEVARELGISVGTVKSHHSRGIARLREIFAEGDLR encoded by the coding sequence ATGCACAGCGAACCACCAGCCGCGGGCCCCGCCCCCGCGGTGGTTGACGAGCTGGACCTTGCCCGCGGCCGCGACGGCGCGCCGGGCGAGCGTGACAAGGAGTTCCTCCAGTTCGTACGCGTGTCCGGCCGCTACCTGCTGCGCACCGCCCTCCTGCTGTGCGGCGACCCGGTCCGGGCGGAGGAGCTGGTCCAGGCCACGTACGAGCGCACGTACCGCTCCTGGCGCGCCGCGCGGGACGGCGACCCGCAGGCGTACGCGCGCCGGGTGCTGGTCAACCTGCGCGTCGACGGGTGGCGACGCACGCGCCGCGAGGTCGTCGTCGACCCGCTCGACCTTCCGGATCGAGCCGGGCCCGACCACACGGGCGCCGTCGTGGCCCGCAACGCCGTGGTACAGGCCCTGGCCCGGCTGCCGCTCGCGCAGCGGCGGGTCGTGGTGCTGCGACACCTGCTCGACCTCACCGAGACCGAGGTGGCCCGCGAGCTGGGGATCTCGGTCGGCACCGTCAAGTCCCACCACTCCCGGGGCATCGCCCGGCTGCGCGAGATCTTCGCGGAAGGGGACCTGCGATGA
- a CDS encoding CHAT domain-containing protein gives MLRAVCRLSRLSVGAARIVFVAAWPLASRLLRKLPAREQPDAVRFFADLTAVVDRAADQARSGAAEDGLEGPDDEHVILLQGSNLDGVPVYSYIRLTPARLHRLFYSISLGRSFRPGEMGTVVASGFGRPAPDVVAEMRRRYRLIDVPTSSYLPSAGPSTSPYWVDVDITDELPTAPPEPAQDRATRRDHADALAQQAATGDLGPLTEAIEILRAVAAETPRGPELAACQARLGVHLTTRYKRTGDLADVREAAELDRSAVALTPYDDPLLPGYLRNLDVDLTMLAERTGDPEVLAELVAVNRALLAVSPDGEDRSAASLTLAMALAQLADTTGDAAAGGEAVQIYRDYLASEGPDAPDRAAVQMLLAAALAATARHTQDAELLREAIASGHAAVAILEPAMGHAAIIDICAQLCFLFQLTGDPQALDEAIELGRATIATGQLDDGYRGAALNNIALAQRMRFAYSQTSEDERAALATARDAVASHAEGHPMWLFALHNLGTLQLLSYEWSGDAAMLDDAITVARTVAAKAPTGHSQRALCLVLLSTAMACQTIRTLASADLAESLEAARAAVAAAPEGHPDRGICLSNLSARLLEQYRRSGDLAQLREATAVSQAAVAACPSGHAMTGIFLGNLSETVRQLALESAEPARLGEAVELARRAVDCYPERHKGRGAALYALANALHDQFLATGDPHLGREAIAVRRAVIAASGTDRFGQAAAASGLGISLRVYGRRTGSLAHLREAVAVGRTGVASDRQDGVPVANLGYALLELAERGVADLLPECRQAFADAIKAGTSSIGHRIAAGRAKAQADLRAGDAFAALASIDAVVSGLSLVAPRHLARADRERRLELFGGTAGHAIAVAVAAGRPERAVQLAEGARGLLLAETMDTHATPPSLADAPDLAAALEAIRARFAALESPDVTEPDRLSTITLIDPVTSAVDSEAERVRQRAQASTDWDALLERIRARPGLADFPVPGMDELHAHAAGRQIVIVSSYRDAGHALLLTTDPDRPVRHLSLPGLGIAAVTAQVNRLRAARTDTTDETRAPSAHIRAQATILDVLAWLWDHAAGPILAELGHDRTPAGGAETWPRVWWCPVGVLAFLPLHAAGHHADLASQGREPRAVLDRVVSSYTATVRALGHSTRPSPDTAESGPMLVVAAPAPEGAVPLWGVTDEVAALSRLVPGIEVLDGPQATSATVLDALSRHTVVHFACHGISDWTEPANSRLVLHDDAAQPLTITTIARQWLPRAGLAFLSACATTDVRPGLVDEAVHITAAFQLAGYRHVIGTLWQVTDHTAAKLTHDVYKGLLGDAQAPDPERAAVALHNAVNRIRRRIGGATPTRWAAHIHTGP, from the coding sequence ATGCTCCGCGCGGTGTGCCGGCTGAGCCGCCTGTCGGTGGGCGCCGCGCGCATTGTCTTCGTGGCCGCCTGGCCGCTGGCCAGCCGGCTGCTCCGCAAGCTGCCTGCGCGGGAGCAGCCCGATGCCGTGCGGTTCTTCGCCGACCTCACCGCGGTTGTGGACCGGGCCGCCGATCAGGCGAGGTCAGGCGCGGCCGAGGACGGCCTGGAGGGGCCTGACGACGAGCACGTGATCTTGTTACAGGGTTCCAACCTGGATGGAGTGCCTGTCTACAGCTACATCCGGCTCACCCCGGCCCGGCTCCATCGCCTGTTCTATTCGATCTCGCTCGGGCGCTCTTTCCGCCCGGGCGAGATGGGCACTGTCGTGGCCTCCGGCTTTGGCCGGCCAGCGCCGGACGTCGTGGCCGAGATGCGCCGGCGGTACCGGCTGATCGACGTCCCGACGTCCAGCTACCTGCCGTCCGCCGGGCCGTCGACCTCGCCGTACTGGGTCGACGTCGACATCACGGACGAGCTACCGACCGCTCCGCCCGAGCCCGCGCAGGACCGGGCGACGCGCCGCGACCACGCCGACGCGCTCGCACAACAGGCCGCCACCGGCGACCTCGGCCCACTAACCGAGGCGATCGAGATCCTGCGGGCGGTGGCAGCGGAAACTCCGCGGGGACCGGAGTTGGCCGCGTGCCAGGCACGTCTCGGGGTTCACTTGACGACCCGCTACAAACGCACAGGCGACCTCGCCGACGTGCGTGAGGCAGCCGAGCTGGACCGGTCGGCCGTCGCACTCACCCCGTACGACGACCCGCTCCTGCCGGGGTATCTGAGAAACCTCGATGTTGATCTCACCATGCTCGCCGAACGAACTGGCGATCCGGAAGTGCTCGCCGAACTTGTCGCCGTGAACCGGGCGCTCCTCGCGGTGTCACCGGACGGTGAGGACCGCTCGGCCGCGTCCCTCACACTCGCGATGGCGCTGGCGCAGCTGGCCGACACGACGGGAGACGCCGCGGCCGGCGGCGAGGCGGTCCAGATCTACCGGGACTACCTCGCCAGCGAAGGGCCTGACGCGCCGGATCGGGCCGCCGTCCAGATGCTGCTCGCCGCGGCGCTGGCAGCGACGGCCAGGCATACGCAGGACGCCGAGTTGTTGCGGGAGGCGATAGCCAGCGGCCACGCGGCGGTGGCGATCCTCGAACCCGCGATGGGGCACGCCGCAATCATCGACATCTGTGCCCAGCTCTGCTTCCTCTTCCAGCTCACCGGCGACCCGCAGGCACTGGACGAGGCGATCGAGCTGGGCCGCGCCACCATCGCGACCGGCCAACTGGACGACGGCTACCGCGGGGCCGCGCTTAACAACATCGCGCTGGCCCAGCGGATGCGGTTCGCCTACAGCCAGACCTCCGAGGACGAACGCGCCGCGCTGGCCACGGCCCGGGACGCGGTGGCCAGCCACGCCGAGGGGCACCCGATGTGGCTGTTCGCCCTGCACAACCTGGGTACCCTTCAGCTGCTGTCGTACGAATGGTCGGGCGACGCCGCCATGCTCGACGACGCGATCACGGTGGCACGCACAGTCGCGGCCAAGGCGCCAACCGGTCACAGCCAGCGGGCCCTGTGCCTGGTTCTGCTCAGTACCGCGATGGCCTGCCAGACCATACGGACCCTTGCGTCGGCCGACCTGGCCGAGTCATTGGAGGCGGCCCGGGCGGCGGTCGCCGCCGCCCCCGAGGGCCATCCAGACCGCGGGATCTGCCTCTCCAATCTCAGCGCCCGGCTGTTAGAGCAGTACCGCCGCTCGGGCGACCTGGCGCAGCTGCGGGAGGCAACGGCGGTCAGCCAGGCGGCGGTGGCGGCCTGCCCATCCGGCCACGCGATGACCGGGATCTTCCTGGGCAACCTCAGCGAGACGGTGCGCCAGCTCGCGCTCGAATCAGCCGAGCCGGCTCGGCTGGGCGAGGCGGTCGAACTGGCCCGGCGCGCGGTCGACTGCTACCCGGAGCGGCACAAAGGTCGCGGCGCCGCCCTGTACGCGCTCGCCAACGCCCTCCACGATCAGTTTCTCGCGACCGGCGACCCGCACCTCGGGCGCGAGGCGATCGCGGTACGTCGGGCGGTGATCGCGGCCAGCGGCACAGATCGGTTCGGACAGGCCGCCGCCGCCAGCGGTCTCGGCATCAGCCTGCGTGTGTACGGGCGGCGCACCGGCAGCCTCGCCCACCTGCGCGAGGCCGTGGCGGTCGGCCGGACTGGCGTGGCGTCCGACCGGCAGGACGGCGTACCGGTAGCCAACCTCGGATACGCGCTGCTGGAGCTCGCCGAGCGGGGCGTGGCCGACCTGCTGCCCGAGTGCCGGCAGGCCTTCGCGGACGCGATAAAGGCGGGGACGAGTTCGATCGGCCACCGGATCGCCGCCGGCCGTGCGAAGGCGCAGGCCGACCTGCGGGCCGGGGACGCCTTCGCCGCCCTGGCCAGCATCGACGCCGTGGTGTCCGGGCTCTCGCTCGTCGCCCCTCGCCACCTCGCCCGGGCCGACCGGGAGCGGCGCCTTGAACTGTTCGGCGGCACCGCCGGGCACGCGATCGCGGTGGCGGTAGCCGCCGGCCGGCCCGAGCGGGCGGTGCAGCTGGCCGAAGGCGCGCGAGGTCTGCTGCTGGCCGAAACGATGGACACCCACGCGACGCCGCCGTCGCTGGCCGACGCCCCGGACCTCGCCGCGGCGCTGGAGGCGATCCGCGCCCGCTTCGCCGCCCTGGAAAGCCCCGATGTCACGGAACCGGACAGGCTCTCCACGATCACTTTGATCGACCCGGTGACGTCGGCGGTGGACAGCGAAGCCGAGCGCGTGCGCCAGCGCGCACAGGCATCCACGGACTGGGACGCACTGCTGGAACGCATCCGGGCCCGCCCAGGGTTGGCCGACTTTCCGGTACCGGGCATGGACGAGCTGCACGCCCACGCGGCCGGCCGGCAGATCGTCATCGTGTCCAGCTACCGCGACGCGGGGCACGCGTTGCTGCTCACCACCGACCCGGACCGCCCGGTGCGGCACCTGTCCCTACCCGGGCTGGGTATCGCGGCCGTGACGGCACAGGTGAACCGGCTTCGCGCGGCCCGCACCGACACCACCGACGAGACCCGAGCCCCGAGTGCACACATACGCGCGCAGGCCACGATCCTGGACGTCCTGGCGTGGCTGTGGGACCACGCCGCCGGCCCGATCCTCGCCGAGCTGGGACACGACCGGACCCCGGCCGGCGGCGCGGAGACCTGGCCGCGGGTGTGGTGGTGTCCCGTCGGGGTGCTGGCGTTCCTGCCGCTGCACGCTGCCGGCCACCACGCCGACCTGGCCAGCCAGGGCAGGGAACCGCGGGCGGTGCTGGACCGGGTCGTGTCGTCGTACACCGCGACGGTCCGCGCGCTCGGCCACTCCACACGGCCCTCCCCCGACACCGCCGAGTCCGGCCCGATGCTGGTGGTCGCCGCGCCGGCACCGGAAGGGGCGGTTCCACTGTGGGGGGTCACAGACGAGGTCGCCGCACTGAGTCGCCTGGTGCCCGGCATCGAGGTGCTCGACGGCCCTCAGGCCACCAGCGCCACCGTTCTGGACGCGCTGTCACGGCACACGGTCGTCCACTTCGCCTGCCACGGCATCAGCGACTGGACCGAACCGGCCAACAGCCGGTTGGTGCTGCACGACGATGCCGCGCAACCGCTGACCATCACCACGATCGCACGGCAGTGGCTGCCGCGGGCCGGCCTGGCGTTCCTGTCCGCCTGCGCCACCACCGATGTCCGGCCAGGACTTGTCGACGAGGCGGTACACATCACCGCGGCGTTCCAGCTCGCCGGCTACCGGCACGTCATCGGCACCTTGTGGCAGGTCACCGACCACACTGCGGCGAAGCTGACCCACGATGTGTACAAGGGACTTCTTGGCGACGCCCAGGCACCGGACCCGGAGCGGGCCGCGGTCGCCCTGCACAACGCGGTCAACCGGATCCGACGCAGGATCGGCGGTGCCACACCGACGCGGTGGGCCGCCCACATCCACACCGGACCCTGA
- a CDS encoding tetratricopeptide repeat protein, with protein MTTPAADVLGMVIRAEGHRTARRYDEALADFDRAVAAAPADPFVLGGRGYARREAGDLAAALADFDAVLALDPDDGWIRTCRARVLQALGRHSEALAEFDQAVALHPADHALLASRGESYRLTSQPKAALADFDAAVELEPTNAYAWGSRAQVHRALGQLPRALADLDRAIQLRPGVAWLYVERGFVADGLGRTAEAIEDFGKAVTLDPRSAAAFAGRADVHRVAGRQSEAVDDFDKALALRPQYPWALCRRGLSYQALGRHDLAISDFDTATALDPAFVLAIAGRAESLRLTGRYAEALAGFDAAVALDPAHGYALTGRGYVHYLLGRIADAVADFDRALAVNPTHGWALLGRAFARQFQGAHGAAVEDLSAVLDRTPTLLAARTARAESYLEIRRYAAAAADLDLVLAATPDDSAALTKRGNALQLDGRVAEALADLDRAVQLNLTDPAAFFVRGETYRRAGRYREAVLDFDRVAALAPQHAAAIASRGQCWHALGDPAAALPDHTRALEIAGDVTWILEARADALAALGRHDEAVADLERSVRADPTDSTLWLALALVLTRSGRAAEARDALATAATLDAVDPDEDRSAYRLLRTMVRHAAQGDAGQAYGCLPAALSRGPCADDLRLTAADLRGLAATPGSAGIAAELLAAIPEGVRDSG; from the coding sequence ATGACCACGCCGGCTGCCGATGTGCTCGGCATGGTGATTCGGGCCGAAGGGCACCGCACCGCCAGGCGGTACGACGAGGCACTCGCCGACTTCGACCGGGCGGTGGCCGCCGCGCCAGCCGACCCATTCGTGCTCGGTGGCCGGGGATACGCCCGCCGGGAGGCAGGCGACCTGGCCGCGGCGCTCGCCGACTTCGACGCGGTGCTCGCGCTCGACCCGGACGACGGCTGGATCCGCACCTGCCGGGCTCGGGTGTTGCAGGCGCTCGGCCGGCACAGCGAGGCGCTGGCCGAGTTCGATCAGGCGGTGGCGCTGCACCCGGCGGACCACGCGCTGCTGGCCAGCCGCGGCGAGAGCTACCGGCTCACCAGCCAGCCCAAGGCCGCGCTCGCGGACTTCGACGCGGCCGTCGAGCTTGAGCCGACCAACGCGTACGCGTGGGGAAGCCGAGCTCAGGTGCACCGCGCGCTCGGGCAGCTCCCGCGGGCGCTGGCTGACCTCGACCGCGCCATCCAGCTTCGGCCCGGCGTCGCGTGGCTGTACGTGGAGCGCGGCTTCGTCGCCGACGGGCTGGGTCGCACCGCCGAGGCGATCGAAGACTTCGGCAAGGCGGTAACGCTGGATCCGCGGTCCGCCGCCGCGTTCGCCGGTCGGGCAGATGTCCACCGGGTGGCCGGCCGCCAAAGCGAGGCGGTCGACGACTTCGACAAGGCGCTCGCGCTCCGGCCGCAGTACCCGTGGGCACTGTGCCGGCGTGGACTGTCCTATCAGGCTCTCGGCCGGCACGACCTGGCCATCAGCGACTTCGACACCGCAACCGCGCTCGACCCGGCATTCGTGCTGGCGATTGCCGGCCGCGCGGAGTCCCTACGGCTGACCGGTCGCTACGCCGAGGCGCTGGCGGGCTTCGACGCGGCGGTCGCGCTGGACCCGGCGCACGGCTACGCGCTGACCGGTCGCGGCTACGTACACTATCTGCTCGGCCGCATCGCGGACGCGGTCGCCGACTTCGACCGGGCGCTCGCGGTCAACCCGACCCACGGGTGGGCCTTGCTCGGCCGGGCGTTCGCCCGCCAGTTCCAGGGTGCGCACGGGGCGGCGGTGGAAGACCTCAGCGCGGTCCTTGACCGGACGCCGACGTTGTTGGCGGCACGCACCGCCCGCGCTGAGTCCTACCTGGAGATCCGCAGGTACGCCGCCGCGGCAGCGGACCTGGATCTCGTCCTGGCCGCCACCCCGGACGACTCGGCCGCACTCACCAAGCGCGGCAACGCACTCCAGCTCGACGGGCGCGTGGCCGAGGCGCTCGCCGACCTGGACCGGGCGGTACAGCTCAACCTCACCGATCCGGCGGCGTTCTTCGTCCGCGGCGAGACGTACCGCCGGGCCGGCCGCTACCGCGAGGCGGTGCTGGACTTCGACCGGGTGGCTGCGCTGGCCCCTCAGCACGCGGCCGCTATCGCCAGCCGGGGCCAGTGCTGGCACGCGCTTGGAGACCCAGCGGCGGCACTGCCCGACCACACCCGCGCGCTCGAGATCGCCGGGGACGTCACCTGGATCCTTGAGGCGCGGGCCGATGCCCTGGCAGCGCTCGGCCGGCATGACGAGGCGGTCGCCGACCTGGAGCGTTCGGTACGGGCCGACCCGACCGACAGCACTCTGTGGCTGGCCCTGGCACTGGTACTGACGCGCAGCGGCCGCGCCGCGGAGGCCAGGGACGCGCTCGCCACCGCGGCGACGCTCGACGCGGTCGACCCGGACGAGGATCGGTCCGCCTACCGCTTGCTTCGAACGATGGTGCGCCACGCCGCTCAGGGCGACGCCGGCCAGGCCTACGGCTGCCTGCCCGCCGCGCTGTCCCGGGGGCCGTGCGCAGACGACCTGCGGCTGACCGCCGCCGACCTGCGCGGCCTGGCCGCGACGCCAGGCTCGGCCGGCATCGCCGCGGAGTTGCTCGCCGCCATACCGGAAGGGGTCCGCGACAGTGGATGA
- a CDS encoding aminoglycoside phosphotransferase family protein, translated as MSEVRLPGGQTTGAVLVGDVVHKPAAPWTATVHALLRHLEHAGFDGAPRALGFDEQGREMITYLPGDTVGEDWPWPPWVSAESMLIQVGRWLRRLHDATVGFVPPAGERWFIGEAVRPGLIVGHQDAAPYNAVVDGDRLVGFCDWGAAGPSTREFDLALSALWWVPLCPRDAVEPLGFHDFEGRSRRLHLLLDAYGYEGDRAAFGAVIVQRARRQAAAIRRMAEGGDPAAARVMFVARYFEAAASDVEMLPDTFWAR; from the coding sequence ATGAGTGAGGTGCGGCTGCCCGGCGGCCAGACCACGGGCGCCGTGCTGGTCGGCGATGTCGTGCACAAGCCGGCGGCGCCGTGGACGGCGACGGTGCACGCGCTGTTGCGGCATCTGGAGCACGCCGGCTTCGACGGGGCGCCGCGGGCGCTCGGCTTCGACGAGCAGGGCAGGGAGATGATCACGTACCTGCCCGGCGACACGGTCGGTGAAGACTGGCCGTGGCCGCCGTGGGTGTCCGCGGAGTCGATGCTGATCCAGGTCGGACGGTGGCTGCGGCGGCTGCACGACGCGACGGTGGGCTTCGTGCCGCCGGCCGGGGAGCGGTGGTTCATCGGCGAGGCGGTGCGGCCGGGCCTGATCGTGGGTCACCAGGATGCCGCGCCGTACAACGCCGTGGTCGACGGCGACCGCCTGGTCGGCTTCTGCGACTGGGGTGCGGCCGGGCCGTCGACGCGCGAGTTCGACCTGGCGCTCTCGGCGCTGTGGTGGGTGCCGCTGTGCCCGCGCGACGCGGTCGAGCCGCTGGGCTTCCACGACTTCGAGGGCCGGTCCCGCCGGCTGCATCTGCTGCTCGACGCGTACGGGTACGAGGGGGACCGCGCCGCGTTCGGGGCGGTGATTGTGCAGCGGGCCCGGCGGCAGGCCGCGGCGATCCGCCGGATGGCCGAAGGCGGGGACCCGGCCGCGGCCAGGGTGATGTTCGTCGCGCGCTACTTCGAGGCGGCCGCGTCCGACGTGGAGATGCTCCCGGACACGTTCTGGGCCCGCTGA
- a CDS encoding MOSC domain-containing protein: MGRILSVNLAVPEPNPAKGVGITGINKRPVDHLVSVRAPGPKTTGLHSGLVGDQIFDIEHHGGDDQAVYAYAREDYDWWQARLSRRLANGLFGENLTTEGIDVNGAVIGERWRIGPRLVLQPTFGRIPHVTFQHKMGEPRWVKTFTRANRPGAYLRVLQEGDLWAGDPVTVEDRPAHGVTIAQAFRAYMTEPELLPALVETDGLPDDLRATLAERLPQRR; the protein is encoded by the coding sequence GTGGGCAGGATACTTTCGGTCAACCTGGCGGTGCCGGAGCCCAACCCGGCCAAGGGCGTTGGCATCACGGGCATCAACAAGCGGCCGGTCGACCACCTGGTCAGCGTGCGCGCACCGGGGCCCAAGACGACCGGGCTGCACAGCGGCCTGGTCGGCGACCAGATCTTCGACATCGAGCATCACGGCGGCGACGACCAGGCTGTGTACGCGTACGCGCGGGAGGACTACGACTGGTGGCAGGCGCGGCTGAGCCGCCGGCTTGCCAACGGGCTCTTCGGTGAAAACCTGACGACCGAGGGGATCGACGTCAACGGCGCGGTCATCGGCGAGCGGTGGCGCATCGGCCCGCGGCTGGTCCTGCAGCCGACGTTCGGCCGTATCCCGCACGTCACGTTCCAGCACAAGATGGGCGAGCCGCGCTGGGTCAAGACCTTCACCCGGGCAAACCGTCCCGGTGCCTACCTGCGGGTGCTCCAGGAGGGCGACCTGTGGGCCGGCGACCCGGTGACAGTGGAGGACCGGCCGGCGCACGGTGTGACGATCGCCCAGGCCTTCCGGGCGTACATGACCGAGCCCGAGCTGCTGCCCGCCCTCGTCGAGACCGACGGTCTCCCCGACGACCTGCGCGCGACCCTCGCCGAGCGCCTCCCCCAGCGGCGGTAG
- a CDS encoding YciI family protein, with the protein MQYFVSVIDDKSNSATPEEMAAIDAFNDRIQAEGHWVFAGGLGAPSTATVIDNRGGEALFTDGPFVETKEFLAGFWVMEAPDLDVALKLAAEGSKACNRRVEVRPFL; encoded by the coding sequence ATGCAGTACTTCGTTTCCGTGATCGACGACAAGAGCAACTCCGCCACGCCCGAGGAAATGGCGGCCATCGACGCGTTCAACGACCGGATCCAGGCCGAGGGCCACTGGGTCTTCGCCGGCGGCCTCGGCGCGCCCAGCACGGCCACCGTCATCGACAACCGGGGCGGGGAGGCGCTGTTCACCGACGGACCCTTCGTGGAGACGAAGGAGTTCCTCGCCGGCTTCTGGGTCATGGAGGCCCCCGACCTCGACGTGGCGCTCAAGCTCGCCGCCGAGGGGTCGAAGGCCTGCAACCGGAGGGTCGAGGTGCGGCCGTTCCTGTGA
- a CDS encoding HEAT repeat domain-containing protein — protein sequence MDEQTLLGRPAQSGIAAADVDRLLDTVARVAAGAADESTQDSLGDLVERLTSRYLAGLPRSEWLAAIDAHLWFDPPWQPIINQLGAAFVHQGRPDEAVALLHHLLAQKQDPLHLTIFCAVRVVAGLPDHTLVAGELPDLLTRVCALLDLPEEKADAVELLAGQIDHLPAALVDALLDRLGNGDDAVAAILARCTDPRAVAALAERLDREPAETVFEALAGTEAPSLVAVLLDHFDHPRRRRHAAAALRGCPAPQVVERMLARVKDPDPHARLYAVQLLAERARTAGAAPELLEAISALVDDPHDEVRYVVVGALAGHADDPRAVAALRTRTGDPDPLVRGLAIEAIRSPEPQATADLLQRAVHGAPAERRDAAAELGQHAGEEVVAVLVGLLDDPECAGTAARSLTGRPDAHGVTAVTDALLRHTDHSDDQTRTAVVNALAQQPGAAVAPALLDRLSDPSDPVRQAAAWGLRHAAGAPAVAAGLVAALADPAPEVREAAARALDPPTSRPAPRCSACSTTPTSRCATPSSDRSQAPNPSRCSARCAG from the coding sequence GTGGATGAACAGACCCTGCTGGGACGGCCGGCGCAAAGCGGCATCGCGGCGGCCGACGTCGACCGGCTCCTGGATACGGTGGCACGGGTCGCGGCCGGCGCGGCGGACGAATCGACGCAGGACAGTCTCGGTGACCTGGTCGAACGGCTGACCAGCCGGTACCTGGCGGGACTGCCACGGTCGGAGTGGCTCGCGGCAATCGACGCCCACCTGTGGTTCGATCCGCCCTGGCAGCCGATCATCAACCAGCTCGGTGCGGCCTTCGTGCACCAGGGCCGGCCGGACGAGGCGGTCGCCCTCCTGCACCACCTGCTTGCCCAGAAGCAGGATCCGCTTCACCTGACCATATTTTGCGCGGTGCGGGTGGTGGCCGGCCTGCCCGATCACACGCTCGTCGCCGGGGAACTGCCCGACCTCCTTACCAGGGTCTGTGCCCTGCTTGACCTGCCGGAAGAAAAAGCGGACGCCGTCGAGCTTCTCGCCGGGCAGATCGACCACCTGCCGGCGGCTCTTGTCGACGCGCTGCTCGACCGTCTCGGCAACGGCGATGACGCGGTCGCCGCGATCCTGGCACGGTGCACCGACCCGCGTGCGGTGGCAGCGCTCGCCGAACGCCTCGACCGGGAGCCGGCCGAGACGGTATTCGAGGCCTTGGCGGGCACGGAGGCGCCGTCGCTGGTCGCCGTCCTGCTGGATCACTTCGACCACCCGCGCCGGCGCCGGCACGCGGCCGCGGCACTGCGCGGGTGCCCGGCGCCGCAGGTCGTCGAGCGGATGCTCGCCCGCGTAAAGGATCCCGATCCACATGCAAGGCTGTACGCGGTCCAGCTCCTCGCGGAACGGGCGCGTACCGCGGGTGCGGCACCTGAGCTGCTCGAAGCGATAAGCGCGCTCGTTGACGACCCCCACGACGAGGTGCGGTATGTCGTCGTCGGTGCGCTGGCCGGCCACGCCGACGATCCGCGGGCGGTGGCGGCGCTGCGGACCCGCACCGGCGACCCTGACCCACTGGTGCGCGGCCTGGCCATCGAGGCGATCCGGAGCCCCGAGCCGCAGGCCACCGCCGATTTGCTGCAGCGGGCCGTTCACGGCGCCCCGGCCGAACGCCGCGACGCGGCCGCCGAGTTGGGCCAGCACGCGGGCGAGGAAGTCGTCGCCGTGCTCGTCGGGCTGCTGGACGACCCGGAATGCGCGGGGACGGCGGCGCGCTCGCTGACCGGGCGCCCGGACGCACATGGCGTGACAGCGGTGACCGACGCGCTGCTGCGGCACACCGACCACTCCGACGACCAGACCCGTACCGCAGTGGTCAACGCCCTCGCCCAGCAGCCAGGCGCCGCGGTCGCACCGGCGCTGCTCGACCGGCTGAGCGACCCGTCCGACCCGGTCCGCCAAGCGGCCGCCTGGGGGCTGCGACACGCCGCGGGTGCGCCCGCGGTCGCGGCCGGGCTGGTGGCCGCCCTGGCGGACCCTGCGCCCGAGGTGCGGGAGGCGGCCGCCCGCGCCCTCGATCCCCCGACGAGTCGGCCTGCGCCGCGCTGCTCGGCCTGCTCGACGACCCCGACCTCGCGGTGCGCAACGCCGTCCAGCGACAGATCGCAGGCGCCGAATCCATCGAGATGCTCCGCGCGGTGTGCCGGCTGA